In Nocardioides bizhenqiangii, the DNA window CTCGCCCGCGGCGTAGAGCCCGCCGAGGGGGGTGGCGCCGTCGATGTCGGTGTGGACGCCGCCCATCATGTAGTGCACGACCGGGCGGACCGGGATCAGCTCGTGCACGGGATCGATCCGCTCGTACTTCAAGCAGAGCTCGCGCACGAACGGGAGCTTGGTGTCGATGAGGTCCGCGCCCAGGTGCCGCAGGTCGAGGTGGACGATCGGGCCCCACGGGGAGTCCGTCGTACGACCCTTCTCGACCTCGTGGACGAACGCCTGCGAGAGCCGGTCGCGCGGGCCGAGCTCCATGCTTCGCAGCTCCGGCGTCGGTGTCGGCTTGCCGAGGTCGTAGTCCTGGAGGTAGCGGTAGCCGTCCTTGTTGATCAACCACCCGCCCTCGGCGCGGGTGGCCTCGGTGATGAGGATCCCGGTGAACGGCAGCCCGGTCGGGTGGTACTGGACGAACTCCATGTCCTTGAGCGGCGCGCCCGCGCGGTAGGCGAGGCCCATGCCGTCGCCGGTGTTGATGTTGGCGTTGGTGGTGAACGGGAAGACCTTGCCGCAGCCACCGGTGGCGAGGATGACCGCCTTCGCGGTGACCGCCTGGATCTTGCCCGAGTAGAGCCCGATCCCGACCACACCGTGCACGCGGTCGTCGTCGTGCAGGAGGCGGGTCACGAACACCTCGTCGTAGCGTTTGACCTCGCGGTACTTCAAGGTCGTCTGGAACAGGGTGTGCAGCATGTGGAAGCCGGTCTTGTCGGCCGCGAACCAGGTCCGCTTCTTCTTCATGCCGCCGAACGGGCGGACGGCGACGCGGCCGTCGTCCTGTCGGCTCCACGGGCAGCCCCAGTGCTCGAGCTGCAGCAGCTCCCGAGGCGCCTCGTTGACGAACGCCTCGATGGCGTCCTGGTCGCCGAGCCAGTCGCTGCCCGAGATCGTGTCGTAGATGTGCTCGTCGATGCTGTCGTCGTCGGCGATGACGCCCGCCGCACCACCCTCGGCCGACACCGTGTGACTGCGCATCGGGTAGACCTTGGAGATCACTGCCACGTCGAGATCCGGGTCGGTCTCCGCGATCGCGATCGCCGCCCGCAGGCCTGCCGCGCCGCCGCCCACGATCAGGACATCGTGGGCGGCGCGTATCAGGCCTTCACTCACCTCGCAGCTCCTCGTCGAGAAGCACCTTCCCGTGGTGGTTCACGACCATGAAGTGGACGCTGCCGTCGTGGTACTCCTCCTTCGTGGTCCGACACCCGCAGGAGTAACGGCGATCCTCGGTGAAGAGGCCCTGGTGGTCCTCGGTCATCACGCTCTCGCCGTCGCGCTTCTTGCCGCATGGCGCGAGCCCGGTCTCGAAGCGGCTGACGGTGGTGGTCACGCTGCACCTCGCTCACGAAGGGGGCTGTTCGTTGTCAGGGTGCTCCCCTCCGGGCCGAATGTGAAGAGGTGATCGCGCGCCCGGCCGGATGTCTTCCCCTTCGACCCGGGTTGCGGGCATGCTCTGACGATGAGCCTTGACCCCGCGGAGACGAACCCCGATTTCTACAAGGTCATCTTCGAGAACGACCGGGTCCGGGTGCTGGAGTACCAGGACCAGCCGGGCGACGCGACGACGACGCACGCCCACCCCGACAGCGTGATGATCACACTCAGCTCGTTCCGCCGCCGTCTCGTGCACGGCGACGAGCAGCGTGACGTCGACCTCGAAACAGGCACCGTGCGTTGGCTCGACGCACAAGTGCACCGTGGCGAGAACATCGGCGACACCCCCAGCCACTCGATCTTCATCGAGCTCAAGGAAGGTGCGGGCGGCGAGGCCAAGGGGACACTCGGACCGTCGTGACGATCGACGGTGCTAGCCCGCCGCGATCTGCTCTGTCCAGGTCCTGCCGGACGTGGGTCGTCCCTTCGTGCAACCGATGGGCGGGTGTGTGCGTCAGTCCTACTACGACCACATCCGCATCGTGAGGAGCAGGAATGCCGGACGGGACCAGGGGTCAGCGGGAGCGCGGCCATGGGCAGGAGCAGTACGTCATCGAAGGCGAGGGATCGGTGGGCGCCGACCGGGCTGTGAGCGCGGCCGAGGCGGCACCGCCGTTCCGCTTCTCGCGGGTCGGGCCCCGGGGCAAGCGCCTCGACTCGAGGGTCCGGAGCAAGGTCGCGCGCGCGATGACCACCGGACGCCAGCGGGACGGGAGGATCCCTGCGGGCTACACCTACTTGGGGCAGTTCGTCGACCACGACCTCACCTTCGACGCCACGACGGTGGCGCTCGGCGAGAACATCACACCCGCCGACCTGCTGCAGGGGCGGTCGCCGACCCTCGACCTCGACAGCCTCTACGGCTTCGGTCCCGACGACGAGGTGTCCCAGAAGTTCTACGCGGACGACCGGACCCACCTCGAGGTCGGCACCACGACCAGGATCGGCAACCTCGTCGCCCGGGAGGGGTTCGACGTACCCCGGGTGGGGACGGGCACCCGGCCCCGGCGGGCGAACATCCCCGATTCTCGAAACGACGAGAACCTAGCCGTCGCCCAGCACCACGCGGCCTTCATCCGGTTCCACAACCGCGTCGTGGACAAGCTGCCCGCATCGGTGCCGGCGGCCGACCGGTTCCAGAGGGCACGGCGGGTCGTCGTCCTCCACTACCAGTGGATGCTGAAGACCGACTACCTGCCGCGGATCGTCGATCCCGCAATAGTCACCGACGTGTTCACCAACGGACGGAGGGTCTTCGAGGTCGGCGCCGATCCGTTCGCGATGCCGACGATGCCGGTGGAGTTCTCGGTGGGCGCGTTCCGGCTGGGGCACTCGATGATCCGCGAGTCCTACGACTGGAACGCGGAGTTCCCTGACGGTGCGGGCTCGCTGTTCCTCCTCTTCGACTTCTCGCGCACCAGCGGGACCTTGGGCGGGTTCCCGACGCTGCCGAGCAACTGGATCGCCGATTGGCGCCGCCTCTACCGGTTCAGCCAGATCGACCGCCCGGACCTCGACCCGCCGGCCGGGGAGTTCAACAACGCCCGGCGCATCGACACCGCGCTGGTCGACCCGCTCGCCGACCTACCGCTCGGTTCGTTCGGTGGGGAAGACGGAGACGCCGGGACGCTGCGGGCGAACCTTGCCTTCCGCAACCTCACCCGGGCCGCGATGCTCAGGCTGGCCAGCGGCCAGCAGCTGGCCGACTTCATGACGGCACGAGGTGTGCCCATCGCCAAGCTCACCGCAGACCAGATCCGTGACGGGCTGAACGGCGCTGACCTGTCCGCTCTCACCCCGGCCCAGCTGTCCGCGTTCCTCACCGACACACCGCTCTGGTTCTACGTGCTGCGCGAGGCCGAGCTCAACAACGGCCGGCTGACCGGGGTTGGGGGCAGGTTGGTCGTCGAGACGTTCCACCGGGCGATGGAGGGCAGCAGGAACTCGATCGTGCGCAACCCCGCGTGGCGGCCGAGGATCGGTCCGGTGGCCGAGCGGTTCGGGATGGTCGACCTGCTGGTCTTCGCGTTCCAGAACAAGAAGTCCCTGCTCGCACCGCTGGGCGACTGACCGGTCGACCTACCCGGCCACGAAAACGGCCCACGTGATCAGCCGGCCAGCCATGTTCGGAGTATTCCGGGTGAGGCAAGAGCCGACACACCGCGACGCGCTGCGTCCTCAGCCGGTGTAGCTGGTCCACACGGGGTCGGTCAGGAGCTCCTTGACGTGCTCGACGGTCAACGCCGGCTGGTCGGCGGGGTCGTGCTGGGTGTCGGGCCGGTCGTCCCGCGTGCCTTCGCCGACGTAGATCTCGACGTGGCCGCCGTCGGGACCGACGAGGGTGGCCAGGATGTAGGACTTGTCCGTCGGTTCGTCCTGGCCGTTGACGACCGTCGCCTCGACCTTCTCGGTGATGACACCGACCAGGTTGCCTTCGTCGTCGCGGATCTCTTCGCACGTGATCGCGGGGTCGCAGGCCTCGACCGTCTGCATCGGCTCCCAGGTGGCGCAGAGCGTGATGGTGCCGTCGTCATTCGGCATCGGCTCGACCGCCGGCGCGGGAGGCGGGAGGAGCCGCACCGATGCGAAGTCGGGATCAGCCGCCTCGACCAGGTTGCCGCTCCAGATGCCGACGGACGCGTCCTCGGTCTTGCCGATGGTCATGGCCCGGGGCAGCCGGTCCGCCAGCGTGGCGGTGACCTGGTCGGCCGGCATGTCCCACCAGCCGGCGGGGCGGACGCGACAGCCGTTGTCGTCGATGACGTCACTCTTCGATCCGGTCGGGTCGGCCTTCGGGGAGGGGCTGGGCTCGTCGCCGTAGCCCGGATCCGTGGCTCCGCCACCCGGCTCGGTGCCGGTGCCCTGGGTCAGCGGATATCCGAGGGCACCGGCGGCAGCGATCACGGCCACCCCACCAGCGGCGTAGCCGACGCGCCGATGGGTGCGGTGCCGCCGTGCCTTCGCCATCACGCCGTTCGTGACGTCGGGCGCACGGAGACCTCCGACCGCGCGGTCCATCCGGTCTCGCAGGCCGATGTTGTCGTCGATGTCGAACATGGTCGTCTCCTCGAAGTGGCCGGTCACGCCACGGGGTTGGGGCTGGACGGGTGGGATGTCGTGGGATCGGGGGCGTCGTCGCCGAGCAGGTCGCGGAGCAGCCGTAGGCCGCGCAGGCAACGGTTCTTGACGGCCGCCTCGGTGAGACCCAGGTCGGCGGCGGTCGCCGCGACGCTCTGGTCGTTCCAGTAGCGCAGCACGACCGCGGCCCGGTCGAGCGGAGCCAGCTCGGCCAGCGCCGCCATCAGCGTCAGTCGCTCGACGGGGTCCACCGGCTCGCGCGCCGGCGGCTCGGGTGTCCGGTCGACCGGCAGCTCCCCGCTGCGGCGGAGCCGGCGCTCACTCAGGAACGACTTGATCAGGATGCCGTGGGCATAGGCGACCGGGTCGTTGGCGGCACGCAGCCGTCGCCATCCGACGTACACCTTGGTGAGGGTGGTCTGCAGCAGGTCTTCGGCGGCGTGCGGCGAGGTGGTGAGCAGGTAGGCGCTGCGGTAGAGCTGGTCCGATCGTGCGGCCACGAACTCGGTGAACTCCGCGTCGTCGCGGGCACTGCGTCGCAATGGTCCTCCTCGGTGGGTTCACGCTGAAGACGCGCCGTACCAAGGATCCGGTCTCAACCGATCTGGTGCACGAGAACGGCCGGTCAGTCTCCGAGGTGCGCCCGCTCGGCGCCGATCGTGGTGTCGTCGCCGTGACCGGTGTGCACGACCGTGTCGTCGGGGAGCGCGAACAGCTTGGCGCTGATCGACGCCTCCAGGGTGGGTAGGTCGCTGAACGAGCGACCGGTCGCGCCCGGGCCACCCTGGAACAGGGTGTCGCCGGTGAACACGCAACCCAGGTCGGGCGCGTGCAGGCAGACCGCACCCGGTGCGTGGCCCGGGGTGTGCAGCACGGTCAACGTCGTACCGGCCACATCGATCTTCATGCCGTCGGAGAGGTCGACGTCCCACAGGTGGCCGTCGACGGCATCGGGGCCACCATGGGTGAGCTCCCACAGTGGCCGGTCGTCGGGGTGGAGCAGGATCGGCGCCCCTGATCCGTCGTTGGCCCGTTCGCGCAGTGCCGGTGCCACCCGCACGTGGTCGTCGTGGGCGTGGGTGCACACGATCGCCCTGATCCGGCGATCCCCGACGACGGCGAGGATGTCGTCGACCGAGTGCGGTGCGTCGATGACGACGCACTCGCTGTCGTCGCCGACGACCCAGATGTTGTTGTCGACGTCGAAGGTCTCGCCGTCGAGGCTGAAGGTGCCGCTGCTGACAGCGTGGTCGACCCGGAGGCCGCTCGAGGGGCCGGCCATCAGAGGACGACGACCGAGCGCAGGACGTCGCCGTGGTGCATCCGCTCGAACGCCGCCTCCACGTCACTGAGCCCGATCTCCTCGCTGACGAAGGCGTCGAGATCGAGCCGACCCTGCAGGTAGAGGTCGACCAACATGGGGAAGTCGCGGCTGGGCAGGCAGTCGCCGTACCAGCTGGACTTCAGCGCGCCGCCGCGGCCGAACACGTCGATGAGCGGGATGTCGGGGACCTTCATGTCCGGCGTCGGTACGCCGACCAGGACCAGGGTGCCGGCAAGGTCGCGGGCGTAGAACGCTTGTTGCCAGGTCTCCGGGCGCCCGACCGCCTCGACGACCACGTCGGCGCCGTCGGCGCCCTCGTAGGTCTCCGCGCAGATCCGCTTGATCTCCGTGACCGGGTCCAGCCCGGACAGGGGCGAGGAGTCGATGGTGTGGGTAGCGCCCATCTTCTTCGCTGTCTTCAGCTTCTTGGCGTCGATGTCGACCGCGATGATCGGGCTCGCGCCCGCCAGCGCTGCGCCGGCGATGGCTGCGACGCCTACGCCGCCGCAGCCGATGACCGCGATGCTGCGACCCCGGGTCACGGCGCCGGTGTTGATCGCAGCACCGATGCCGGCCATCACGCCGCACCCGAGCAGGCCCACGGCGGCGGGTCGGGCCGCCGGGTCGACCTTCGTGCACTGGCCCGCAGCGACCAGCGTCTTCTCCGCGAACGCACCGATGCCCAGCGCCGGCGACAGCTCCGTACCGGCGTCCGGTCCCTCGGCCAGTGTCATCCTCTGCTGCGCGTTGTGGGTCGCGAAGCAGTAGTGGAGATCGCCGCGCTTGCAGGCGCGGCACTCGGCGCACACCGCGCGCCAGTTGAGGACGACGAAGTCGCCCGGCGCCACACCCGTGACGTCCGGGCCGACGGCCTCGACGATCCCCGAGGCCTCGTGTCCCAGCAGGAAGGGGAACTCGTCGTTGATGCCGCCCTCGCGGTAGTGCAGGTCGGTGTGGCAGACCCCGCAGGTCAGCACCTTCACCACCGCCTCGCCCGGGCCCGGGTCCGGGACGTTGATGGTCACGATCTCGACCGGGGCTCCCTTTGCGCGGGCGACGACCGCCCGGACCTGCTGCATGCGACTGGTCTCCTCTGTGGCTGACGACGAACCATCGAGTGCATCAACCTAGGCGCAACCGACTGGTCGGCGCGACGGTCGGCCGGCCATCAGCCGCGTCGGACTGTCCGTCGCTTCTGCTTGGCTGGCGCCATGTTCGCCGATCTGCCGCCCTTCGCGGCCTGGCGCTTCGTCGACGCGGTCGACGGGTTCGAGGTGATGTACGCCGAGCCGGGCCGACTGCGCGGGCACACCTCCGCCGTCGAGGACGGCGAGGCCTACGCGGTCACCTACGAGATCACGCTGGACGACCGCTGGCGGACCCGCCGGGTGCAGGTCTCGTCCGACACCGTGGCCGGCACCCGCACGACCGTGCTGGTCTCCGACGGGGACGGCCGGTGGACCGTGGAGGGCCACCCTGCGCCGCACCTCGACGGCCTCGTCGACGTCGACCTCGAGGCATCGGCATGCACGAACACCCTGCCCATCCACCGGTTGCGGCTGCCCGCCGACGAGGTGGTCACCGCGTCCGCGGTCTACGTCCAGGCCCTCGACCTCACGGCGCGGCGCCTCGACCAGACCTACCGGCGGCTCGACGACCACCGGTTCGACTACACCTCGGAGGGCGACTTCCGAGCCGTGCTCACATACGACGATGCCGGG includes these proteins:
- a CDS encoding S-(hydroxymethyl)mycothiol dehydrogenase, producing MQQVRAVVARAKGAPVEIVTINVPDPGPGEAVVKVLTCGVCHTDLHYREGGINDEFPFLLGHEASGIVEAVGPDVTGVAPGDFVVLNWRAVCAECRACKRGDLHYCFATHNAQQRMTLAEGPDAGTELSPALGIGAFAEKTLVAAGQCTKVDPAARPAAVGLLGCGVMAGIGAAINTGAVTRGRSIAVIGCGGVGVAAIAGAALAGASPIIAVDIDAKKLKTAKKMGATHTIDSSPLSGLDPVTEIKRICAETYEGADGADVVVEAVGRPETWQQAFYARDLAGTLVLVGVPTPDMKVPDIPLIDVFGRGGALKSSWYGDCLPSRDFPMLVDLYLQGRLDLDAFVSEEIGLSDVEAAFERMHHGDVLRSVVVL
- the frdA gene encoding fumarate reductase (quinol) flavoprotein subunit: MSEGLIRAAHDVLIVGGGAAGLRAAIAIAETDPDLDVAVISKVYPMRSHTVSAEGGAAGVIADDDSIDEHIYDTISGSDWLGDQDAIEAFVNEAPRELLQLEHWGCPWSRQDDGRVAVRPFGGMKKKRTWFAADKTGFHMLHTLFQTTLKYREVKRYDEVFVTRLLHDDDRVHGVVGIGLYSGKIQAVTAKAVILATGGCGKVFPFTTNANINTGDGMGLAYRAGAPLKDMEFVQYHPTGLPFTGILITEATRAEGGWLINKDGYRYLQDYDLGKPTPTPELRSMELGPRDRLSQAFVHEVEKGRTTDSPWGPIVHLDLRHLGADLIDTKLPFVRELCLKYERIDPVHELIPVRPVVHYMMGGVHTDIDGATPLGGLYAAGETACVSINGANRLGSNSLPECLVFGARAGRAAAEFARSAGPTPGVIEAQAADEVRRLERDLLGKESGGESMAAIRGELQATMEDAAGIYRTGPEMAKGIDTLRELQQRIGRVGIADTSRSFNTELLAALELANMLDIGECILQSGLQREESRGAHQRTDFPDRDDEQFLKHQLVYRHRDGTPRVESMPVTITRWPPGERVYGR
- a CDS encoding putative glycolipid-binding domain-containing protein, yielding MFADLPPFAAWRFVDAVDGFEVMYAEPGRLRGHTSAVEDGEAYAVTYEITLDDRWRTRRVQVSSDTVAGTRTTVLVSDGDGRWTVEGHPAPHLDGLVDVDLEASACTNTLPIHRLRLPADEVVTASAVYVQALDLTARRLDQTYRRLDDHRFDYTSEGDFRAVLTYDDAGLVLDYPGIAVRFA
- a CDS encoding SigE family RNA polymerase sigma factor → MRRSARDDAEFTEFVAARSDQLYRSAYLLTTSPHAAEDLLQTTLTKVYVGWRRLRAANDPVAYAHGILIKSFLSERRLRRSGELPVDRTPEPPAREPVDPVERLTLMAALAELAPLDRAAVVLRYWNDQSVAATAADLGLTEAAVKNRCLRGLRLLRDLLGDDAPDPTTSHPSSPNPVA
- a CDS encoding MBL fold metallo-hydrolase, whose product is MAGPSSGLRVDHAVSSGTFSLDGETFDVDNNIWVVGDDSECVVIDAPHSVDDILAVVGDRRIRAIVCTHAHDDHVRVAPALRERANDGSGAPILLHPDDRPLWELTHGGPDAVDGHLWDVDLSDGMKIDVAGTTLTVLHTPGHAPGAVCLHAPDLGCVFTGDTLFQGGPGATGRSFSDLPTLEASISAKLFALPDDTVVHTGHGDDTTIGAERAHLGD
- a CDS encoding peroxidase family protein: MPDGTRGQRERGHGQEQYVIEGEGSVGADRAVSAAEAAPPFRFSRVGPRGKRLDSRVRSKVARAMTTGRQRDGRIPAGYTYLGQFVDHDLTFDATTVALGENITPADLLQGRSPTLDLDSLYGFGPDDEVSQKFYADDRTHLEVGTTTRIGNLVAREGFDVPRVGTGTRPRRANIPDSRNDENLAVAQHHAAFIRFHNRVVDKLPASVPAADRFQRARRVVVLHYQWMLKTDYLPRIVDPAIVTDVFTNGRRVFEVGADPFAMPTMPVEFSVGAFRLGHSMIRESYDWNAEFPDGAGSLFLLFDFSRTSGTLGGFPTLPSNWIADWRRLYRFSQIDRPDLDPPAGEFNNARRIDTALVDPLADLPLGSFGGEDGDAGTLRANLAFRNLTRAAMLRLASGQQLADFMTARGVPIAKLTADQIRDGLNGADLSALTPAQLSAFLTDTPLWFYVLREAELNNGRLTGVGGRLVVETFHRAMEGSRNSIVRNPAWRPRIGPVAERFGMVDLLVFAFQNKKSLLAPLGD
- a CDS encoding cupin domain-containing protein; amino-acid sequence: MSLDPAETNPDFYKVIFENDRVRVLEYQDQPGDATTTHAHPDSVMITLSSFRRRLVHGDEQRDVDLETGTVRWLDAQVHRGENIGDTPSHSIFIELKEGAGGEAKGTLGPS